Part of the Sulfobacillus acidophilus DSM 10332 genome, GGAAATCCCGGAAAATCCGTCCGATCCCCCACATTTAAGCCCCATGGTCAAGCGGCTGACCGGAATCGGCTGACGCCGAAAAGACAGGGCATAATCCCGAAGTTCGGTTAAGAGGGTCAACCCGACGGTCCATTCGTCCTCTACTTCTTGGACGGTCAAATACTTAACCCGCCGATCCGACACCGATCCCACCACGCAGGAAAAGTCGGCAATACGGTTACTCTCGCATCCCAAGCCCAGCACCAATACGCCCGCCGCATTCGGATGCCGCACCAAAGCCGCGAGAATCTTTTGGGTATGTGTCAAATCGTCCCCTAATTGGGAACAGCCATAGGGATGACTAAACGTGTAAAACCCGTCAACCCCGTCGACCGCCAACTCTTTCTCGGCTAAAGCGGCTAACCGTTCTGCGGTTTTGTTGACGCACCCCACCGTGTTGATAATCCAGATCTCATTGCGGGTGCCCACTTGCCCATCGTCTCGGACATAACCCCAGAACTCGTTCGGCAAATCGACCGAACCTGGATGCAATGGCGTCGATACCGGCTCATAGGTATACGAGCCGTCCGGCTTGAGCCCCGATGCCAAATTATGGGCATGGACCCATTGACCCGGTTCGATCGCGCTTTTGGCCACCCCAATCGGATGTCCATATTTATAGACCGCTTGGCCGGGACGAATCGTCTTTAAGGCGACTTTATGACCTTCCGGTACCGCCTCTTGTACCGATATTCCCCGAACGCGTTCCCCAATGTTCAATGGCCGGAGAGCCACCCCAACATCGTCACGGGCATTCAGCACCAACACCGGGTCCATCCTACGCCTCCCTTCCGCCGGCGACCAGGGCAACCAGTTCTCGGGCTTTGGCCGTTATCTCGGCCCATCGGCCCGTCCGGATAGCCTCGGCGGGCAACAGGGCTCCTCCGACCCCGAAAACGTCGGCTCCCGCTTTCAGATAGTCCAGGATATTGGCGGCGTGAATGCCGCCCGTAACCATGATGCGGGGCTCGCCGAAGGGCCCTCGAAGCTCCCGGATATACCCACTCCCGAGCGGCCCGGCGGGAAAGACTTTGACCATGACCGCTCCCGCCCGGGAGGCAGCCGCGATTTCGGACGGCGTCATGGCACCGGGAACATAAGGGATGTTCAACCGAACACTTTCCGCCCACAGTTCGGGGTCCCAGTGGGGTGACACGGCAAATGCAGCGCCCGCAGCGACGGCATCCCGGAGATGTTCACGCGTCATCACCGTCCCGGCTCCCACCCGGATCCCCGCATCCGGCGAACGGGTCAGTCCGTCAATGAGGTGAGCGGCCTCCGGATTGTCCATTGTCACCTCAATCAGCCGTACGCCTCCCGCCGCCAGCGCCTCGACCACCGACGAACCGGCAGACGCCGGAATCCTCCTCAATACCGCGACAATTTTCTGTTCCTGCATCACTTCGAATACATGTGCCATAGGAAAGCCCCCCATCTGGGTTACCCCGATTATAGTGTTAGGTTTAACACATTTCAACACTATTTATCATCATCGTTACGGATTAATTGCATAGATTTACGGGGATTTTCGGGCGTATGTTATACTTAACATTATACGACCCTCGACGAGGAGGATCCCGAATGGCCACGTTAACGGATGTCGCGCATAAAGCCGGCGTTTCCATCATGACCGTCTCCCGGGTGATCCGTGGACAAGGTCCGGTGCGGGAGGCAACCCGCCAACGCGTATTGGAAGCCATGGCCGAACTCCAATATGTGCCGCGAGGTGTGGCAACCCCTACGCCCCGGCCGTCGTCTCTACATACGTTGGTCTTGATTGTCCCGGACATTACCAACCCTTTTTTCACCTTTTTAGCCCGCGGTATGGAAGACGTCGCCCGAAAACACGGATACCAGGTACTTTTGGTCAATACCGACGAGAACGAAAATCGGGAGCGCGACGCACTCCGAATGTGCGTCGATTTGCATGTCGACGGCGTGCTGATTTGTCCCGTCGGCGACAGCTCGTCCGAGTGCTTGGCCTGGCTTCAGCAGCACACGCCGTTAGTGCTGGTAGACCGAAGCGTCAAAGGGATTGAGGCCGACTTGGTTAAAGGCAATGTCAAAGAGGCGTCCCATATCTTGGTATCCCATCTGATCGAGGCAGGCCACCGCCGCATCGGCATCGTGACCGGTCCGGCCCAAAACGAAGCGGGCCGCGAACGGCTTGACGGATACCTCGCCGCTCTCGAGGCCCACGGGATTCCGGCACGGCCGGAATATATTAGGGAAGCCAGTATGCTGCGAGACGGCGACGCCAGGTACGTCGACGCCTTGTTGGATTTGCCGGAGCCGCCGACCGCATTGTTTGTCGCCAACGTCTTTCAATACGCCCACACCCGCCAACGGTTGGCCGCACGCAATCTTACGGTGCCGGACGATATCAGCATTGTGGCCTTTGGCAACACCGACGAGTTGGCCTCCGTCGACTCGCCATTGACCGCCGCCATTCAACCGGCTTATAGCTACGGCTCCTTGGGTACCCAAATGCTCTTGGAACGGGTTGAAGGGTTATCACACCCGCCACGGCGAATGATCCTCGAGTCCCATTATGTTTTCCGCCAATCGGTAGCCCCGCCGCGGGCCTAAAGCTCCCCCGAAAAGGGGGCTTTTTTATTCCGGTAAAATGTTAGATTTACCATTTTTGACATAACAAAATTGCTCGCTTTATATTTGCTTTAGTCACCATATTCCTGATGTTTTGGGTTCTCTTACGGGTGACGGGATAAACGCGGGTGTTAATTTAACATGCCTGAACCTTGTGACGTTATGAACGGTTCCGTCTTAAGGGCTCTATCCGCAAATTCAAAGTGAGGTGCCATCGTGCATGGAGACCACTATAACCGCTGAGCATGGCCAATCCGGATTTATCTCACTGGTGGTAATTATCGCCTCCCTCGGCGGGTTGTTGTTCGGGTATGACACGGGCGTCATCGCCGGCGCCAACGAATTTTTAAAAGCGTTATTTCACTTGACTCCGGCCCAAACCGGATTAGTCGCCAGCAGTGTCGACTTGGGGGCAATGATCGGGGTATTGGTTGCCGGGTTTTTAGGCGACCGGGTCGGGCGTAAAAACGCGCTGTTCACCGCGGGCATCACGTTCATGTTGAGTGGCGTCGTCTCGGCGTTAGCCCCGAACGTCCCCACATTAATTGTCGGTCGCCTCATTGGCGGTATCGGGATTGGCTTAGCCTCGTTACTGTCCCCGCTCTATATTGCCGAAATCGCCCCGCCACGGATTCGGGGGCGGCTGATCGGTTCCAACCAATTAGCCATCGTGACCGGCATTTTTATCAGACGCGCCGTAAAACCCCGCCGTTTAGGGCGGGGATATGAGGCGCTGACTCCGTAGGGGTCAATTCGGGGTCTCCTGTTGCGCGATGTATTGTCTGATGATCGATAGGGGCGCCCCGCCAGCGGAACCGGCAAAATAGCTCGGGGACCAGTGGCTGGCCCCACAGTGCCCGCTCGATGGTTGGATCGTGCTTCTTGTGGATCAAGCGGGACGAGATCCTCTTCAGGCTATTCCCGTCGGGAAATCGCCACTTTAGGGGGGAGGTGACCCGCAAATGCCCATGATCCCGCTCCCCGTCGAATTCCTCCCAGGTTGCTTCGAAGTCTTGACACACGGTAGACAAGATCGTCCGCAAGTCCTCCAAGATTTCCGGCGTGAAGACTAACCGCCGAGATTTCGCCACCAAGACCACGTGCACGTGTAGGGTAAAAACACCATGGCGGCCAGTTCGGTAGTCGCTTGAATTGGCCATAGACCCAGCATATAATTGACATCACGGTTCGTCAAAAAAGGGGCGGTGCTCTACGCAAGAGACGACGGTCTTTCCCTTTCCCCGACAGAATGGGATGGGCCAAAGCCTCCAATGCCCGACGGGCTGCGGGAGACTTGTGAACCCGCCTGGTGAAGATCCATCGCTTTTGCCGTCGGCGGCATTGGTGCTGGCCGACGGAATCTCAACTGAAGGCGCATTTCAAACGACGCTTCCCGTTGCACTCGCAAACCGTCCAAGCCCTCATCGAAAAGTAAAAGTTCTGCGCCACGATTGCCGGGGTGCGCACCAAACGCAAGAACGGCGATCAGCAGGCCCGGTATCCCTGGCGATTCCGCCGGTACTTTAACCCCATTTTTAAGGGGCAAGCCCTGAAAATAGAACAACAGCATCTACTCTTGCCCCTCGGCCGCGGACGCTCACCGATTCGGGCGCGTCTTCCGGACGGCTGCCGACCGGGACGATCGTTCCGGAATTGGGATATGGCGAGATCTATCTGACGGTCTCAGCACCCGCGAAGACCCTGTGCCCCGGGGATCCGGTAAAGCCGGGGGCCTCGATATTGGCAGCATTCAGTTGGGCATGGTCTCGGACGGTCAAGAAGCCTTGGCCCTCTGCGGCCGGAGTCTCCGATCAGTCAAACAGGGGCGGGCGAAAGCTGTGGCGCAGCTCCAGAAAAAACGGAGCCGCACGAAACCCGGGTCGCGGCGGCGAAAACGCCAGGTGACTGGGAGGTTACCGATGCCTACCAGAATGACAACGCCCGGGGGTTTTTAGGTCGACCAGACTTTTTCCGTTGTTTAAATGAAGTTTATCCAAACTTAATTTTTTAATTAATCTTTTTTTAAGACAGAGGATATTTTCAATATCCGTCGAAATCGCTTCATTGTACACCGCAACAAAGAAAGAAGGAGTCGGTTGTGCAATTTTCGCGCGTGTTGTCAAGCCAGGAAATTATCGGGCTAATCACGTACACCCTGCGTAATTACCCCAACTTGTCCCGCGCGGAATTGGCCACCATGTTGCCGGTCACCCCTGCCACTTTAACGCATCATGTACGGGAACTCATTGACGGGGGGTGGGTTGAGGAACAATCCGCACGACGGAATAACACCGGAGGCCGTCCGCGGATGGGCTTAACCCTTCGAAACGAGGCGGCCTATGCGATCGCGATGACCGTTAGCCCCGATCTCTTGACCGGCGCTATCGTCGATTTTGGCGGTCACATTATCGCCAAAATGCGGTTGGAACATCCCATGGGCCAAATCCCCTCATCCTTGCAAGTCATTCAACGCATGACCGATGTATTGCTTGAGCGCTACCCGCATCAGTCCGGACGGTTTGCCGGCTACGGCATCGCCATTCCCGGAATCTGGGATCCCGAAAGCGAAACTGTGGTGTTCTCTCCGAATCTGCAAGAGTGGGCTGGCATGAAACTCCGAGAATTGATCCGCAGGAGCACCGACACGGAGCCGACACTAGTAGAAAACGATGCGGATGCGGCGGCTTGGGGGGAACTATGGTTCGGAGCCGGCCGCGATGTTCAGGACATGATGTATGTGTTATGCGACACTGGCATCGGGGCAGGGATTATCATTCAGCGGCAACTCATTCGGGGCCAGAATAATTCCATCGGCGAGATCGGCCATATTTTCGTGGACTCTTCCGATTCGGAATTCCTGTGTGGATGCGGTCAATATGGGTGCCTTGAAGCCCTGGGGTCATTGACCGCCCTCCAACGGTATCATGCCGGCGGCATGACACTATCGTCCAGTTTGGGCCGTGTTTCTCGCTATCTGTCCATTGGCCTGGGCGGACTGATTAACGTGTTATCTCCCCAAGTCGTGGTTTTAGGCGGACGCATGCTCGCGATGTATCCGGATTTGTGGCCGGCCATTGTCCGGGATACCCGAAGCCGATTATTAAACCACTTAACCCATAAAACTCAGCTCATTCTGTCCCCGTTGGAAGATAACGCCCCCCTGCTCGGATTGGCGGGGTTGTTGTTCGAACAGGAGCTGGCCCGCTCCCAAGGTCAGGCTATCCACACCGTATCACCTTCTCAATGGCTGACTCGTCACGATCCATCACCTTAACCGGACGGATCAAACTCTTTATCGGATGCCCGCCAATATATCAGAATTTTCTCTTTTATGATGAAAGGAGTGTGTCCTCCGTGAACAACATTCTTGTCCGCTCGGCCGCCGGGCTGGCGGCACTGACCACGTTATCACTGGCCGGTTGCGGCCAAACGAGCACCCCGACCCCCAGTTCAGCGGGGTCTTCAGAACCAGTGACTATCACCTGGTATGCGAGTCCGATTGCCGGAGTGGGTATTCGAAGCGACATGATACGTTTATTTGAAAAATCCTACCCGAATATCCGGGTCAAATTGATCACCGCCCCGACTAACACCGATACCAACCGGGCGGCTCTAACCACGCAAATTTCCAGCGGTTCGGCTACACCGGATGTGTTTATGGGCGATGTCGTCTGGCCGGCCCAATTCGCCAGTGCCAACCTTGCCTTGGACCTGTCCAAATATTTGCCGTCCAGCTTTTGGAGCCGGTTTGCTCCCGGTCTGGTTCAAGGCGCCAGCTACCGGGGCCAAGTCTATGGCGCTCCGTTTTTCATGGATGCCGGGTTCCTTTATTACCGTAAAGACTTGCTGGCCGAAGCACATCTTCCCGTCCCCCACACCTGGGCACAATTAATCCAGGACTCCCAAACTCTGCAAAGAGACGGATTGGTGCGTTATGGGTTTGTCTGGGAAGGCAATGCCTACGAAGGCCTGACTTGTGACTGGATGGAATATATGACGGATGCGGGAGGAAAAATTCTTAACGCTGCAGGTACTCGCTCCGAAATCAATTCCCCCGCTTCCTTAAAGGCCTTGACGCTCATGCGTTCGTTTATTACCTCCGGCGTATCCCCGGCCGCGGTGACAACTTTTGAGGAACCCCAAGCGATGGCAGTCTTTGACGCCGGTCAGGCAGCCTTTTTGCGGAATTGGGACTACGCCTGGTCCAACTCGAATGACCCAACCGATTCCAAAGTCGTCGGTAAAGTCGGCGTTGCCCCCCTGCCGACGTTTTCGGCCGGTCAATATCCCGGATATTCAAACATCGGCGGATGGGATATCTACATTAACCCCCATAGCCAGCATATCCCCCAGGATCTGACTTTCATAAAATGGATTACCGGAACCCAGGCTCAAACCGTTCTAGCGACCAAATTCTCCGAAATCCCAACCAACTATGCAGTGCAAAAAAATCCTGCGGTGCGCCAGATCAATCCCGTCTTGGCGGCAGTTAGTCAAGTACGACTGATCGCCCGGCCGGCAGGCACCCCCGCGTACCCCAAAGTCAGTCAGGCGATCTACTCTAATATCAACGCCGCGCTAAACGGGTCCGTCAGTCCTCAAACGGCCCTCCAACAGGCCCAAGCCCAAATTAACCAGGCTATTTCCCAAAATTCGTTATAACGGATATCGGGGAGGGGTCTCCCTCCCCCACTTTACCCAGAGGAGATACCGGGCATGAAAATACTGATGCCGCATTCTCGTCGCCGACGTCTTGCCGCTCGATATCTGGTGTACCAGGGGTGGGCGTTCGCATTGCCGGGGTTGTTGATAATTATCGCTATCACAATCTTCCCGATTCTCTACTCGATCTATATCAGCTTTAACCACGTCGCGTTGACGACCAACGGCTTTCAACTGTTTTGGGTGGGGTTGCATAACTACCGCATTGTACTGTCTAATAGCCTCTTCCGCTATTCCTTGGTATTTACGGTGATCTACACGATTGTCACGGTAATGGTGGAATTGGTTCTGGGGATGGGAGTCGCGCTGGTGTTAAACGCGATCACCACCGGGAGAGGTTTTATGTTGGCACTGTTGTTGTTACCCTGGTCGTTGATTACCGTCATCTCGGCCGAAGTGTGGAGTTACATCTATAACGGGGTTTATGGAGTGCTGAACGCCTTATTAATAGGGATCGGGTTGCTTCACCATCCGGTGACCTGGCTCGGTACGCCTGTATTGGCCATCGCCTCCATGATGGTAGCCGATATTTGGAAAACTACGCCTTTTGTCGCCATCATTTTGCTGGCCGGATTGCAGATGATTCCTGACGAACTCTATGAGGCGGCATCGATAGACGGGGCATCGCCCGGATATATTTTCTGGAAGATCACCGTCCCTTTGTTGCGCCCGACTATTGCCTTATCGGTGTTGTTCCGTGTGCTTCAAGCGTTCGGCGTCTTTGACTTGCCGTTCGTTTTGACCGGAGGCGGCCCCGGTCATGCGACCGAGTCGTTGGCCATGCTCGGTTACCAGGTGATGTTTCAAGATTTGAATATGGGGCGCGGCGCCGCCATCGCCGCCAGCACCACTCTGATTGTCCTTCTGGCCAGTCTGTTTGTGCTTCGTGTGTTCCGGGCCCAAGTCGAGGAGGAAGCGTCATGAACGCAGTGACACGGCGTCGGTTGTGGTTGAGTTTTTGGGCCACGGTAGTGATCGTCTTCACATTGGCCCCGTTATATTGGATGGTAGCCACTTCGTTTAAAAGTTATTTCACTCTCGGTCTGTTTCCTCCGAGCCCGTTCCCGAATCCCCCGACCTTGCAAAATTACCGTCAGGCCTTCGTGGTCTATCATTTTCAGGGCTATATCGAAAACAGCGTAATCGTAGCAGTGTCGACCACCATTTTGGTTTTGTTTTTTGGGTCATTGGCCGGATACGCATTAGGTCGGCTGCCGATTAGGGGAAAAACCGTGATTTTGGTCGCTTTATTAATGATATCGGTTTTTCCCGAGATTGCAGTCATCTCCCCGCTCTATATGTTAATGCGGTCAATAGGGTGGCTGAATAGTTATCAAGCTCTCATCGTACCCTATACGGCGTTCAATCTGCCGTTTGCCATTTGGATTTTACGTAATTACTTCCTATCCATTCCGAAAGAAATGGAGGAGGCCGCACGTATCGACGGGGCATCCGGTTGGCGTACGCTGTTTCAGGTCATTTTGCCGCAGGCGACGTCAGGACTGTTTACCGCCGGTGTCTTTACCTTTACGGCCGCCTGGACGGAATTTCTGATGGCATTAACTTTTAACGCCTCGCCGCAATTTCGCACCATTCCGGTCGGAATCGCCTTATTCGGGGCCCAATTTGTCATCCCTTACGGAACGTTGTTTGCCGCGTCGACCGTTGCCGTACTGCCCATTGCTCTCGGTGTGCTGATTTTCCGCCGAGCCGTGGTATCCGGGTTAACTCAAGGCGCAGTGAAAGGATAGCGTTCCCCGACTCTACCATCATGTGAGGTGCTCTATGAAACCGTTATCCTATCTCCCTCCCCGCAACAGCCGGCCGATCGGCCGGATCGTCCGCGCCGAAATCGGCGCAGACCAATTATCGGTTAATCTGTCGTCCGACACCGATACGTTGTCGGTCACCATTTATAATACGCGCATCGTGCGTATTCAGTGGCACAACGGACCCGACATTTTCCACCAGGTAGTCCAGCCGTTGTTGGATCCCCAACTGACCCCGGAAACGCTACAACTGAAAACCGTTTCGGACGGGTTTGTGATCACCGGCGGGGTAGCAACGATCACCGTATTGTCGGATGGAAGTGTTCGGATCACTGCCCCGGACGCCTCAGCCGACCTGGGCGGCTGGGGCGCGTCTGGCACAGCCCGATTCGTTCAGATGTTGCTAGCGCCATCCGAACGGGTCTTTGGTCTGGGAGAAAAAACCGGCGGGCTCGATAAACGGGGTCGGCGGTGGACCCAGTGGACCACCGATGTGCATCCACATACTCCCGATACCGACGAAATGTATCAGGCGGTGCCGATGATGCTCATGGCCCGTCCGGGGGGGGCTCGGGGACTGTTTTTGGCGAATACGTTCCGCACCTATTTCGATCTGACGTCCCCCGAAATCGCAACGATCGCCGCCGACGACGGACCTTTGGCGATTTATTGTTATTTAGGTCCGACGGTAGCCGACGTATTAGACCAGCATACACGCGTCACCGGGCGGCCTACCTTGCCCCCCCGATGGGCATTGGGTTTTCAGCAAAGTCGGTATAGTTATAGAACCCAAACACGGGTACGCCAGGTGGCCGCCGAATATCGCCGCCGCGGCATTCCGCTCGACGTGATTTACCTGGATATCGATTATATGAAAGGTTACCGCCTGTTTACCTGGGATGCCGATCGGTTCCCCGATCCCGCCGCTCTGACAAAGGAATTAGCCGATCAAGGCATTCGCGTGGTAGCCATTGTCGATCCCGGCGTTAAAATTGATGAAACCTACGCCGTGTATCAGTCCGGGTCGGCACACGACGCCTGGATCGCCTATGCCAATGGTGAACCGTTCCAAAGTCAAGTCTGGCCCGGTCTCTGTGTCTTTCCGGATTTTTTGCGGTCGTCAATCCGCGAATGGTGGGGTTCCCTCAATCGCGAGTGGGTCATGGCCTACGGCATCGGCGGTATCTGGAACGACATGAATGAACCCGCTCTGTTCGGGATTGACCCGCGCCATCCGGAAATCGGCGGACATGCCACCGATGTCGGCATCGTCCATCGCAACGGGGAAGACAACCCGGTCCCCCATTGGGGGGTGCATAACGTTTACGCGCTATTGCAAGCCGCAGGGACCGTTGAGGGACTTATGGCCGATCAAGACACCCGACCGTTTCTTTTAAGCCGGTCCGGTTTTGCCGGTATTCAACATTGGGCCGCCGTGTGGACCGGGGACAATAGCAGTTGGTGGGAGCATTTAAAGATGGCGATCCCTATGTGTATCAATTTGGGCTTGTCTGGTATCCCCTTCGTCGGGCCGGATATTGGAGGATTTTTTGGTGCCCCCAGTCCGGAACTTTTTGCACGCTGGATTCAAATGGGAGTCTTCTTTCCATTTGCCCGAATCCATAGCGATATCGGTACCCCGGACCAGGAGCCTTGGGCGTTCGGCCCGGACGTTGAGGCGATCGCCAAGCGGTATATCGGCTATCGTTACCGGCTGCTCCCCTATCTGGAAACGCTGTTTGAGGAGGCGCACCGCACCGGTACCCCAATCATGCGGCCGCTATTCTGGGAATTTCCCGATGACGCCGCGGCCTATACCGTCGAAGACCAATTCTTATTGGGACCGATGTTATTAATTGCCCCGGTAACGGAACCCGGTTCCACACAACGTGTGGTATATTTGCCGGAAACCGATTGGTATGATCCATGGACTCGCCGGATATTATCGCCAGGATGGCACCCGATCGAATCTCCAATCGACCGGTTACCGATCTTTATCCGTTCCGGCGGAATCGTTCCGCTTGGTCCGCAGGTCGATTCCACCGCCCGACTGCGATCCCGTTGGGAGCACGGTGAGGATGGGCCCGATGAGATCTGGATCATCCGCGGCCAGGGCGCTTTGACTTGCTATAGCGACGACGGTGAAACTTTCGCCATGGCCCGCGGGTATTGGCGACGAATCGCCGTCACAGTCACCCCGGAAGCGGCCGACACGATCATCACGGTCACCGGACAATGGCCGGATGTCGTCACCCCTCCAACCAAACACCTTCGGTTGCGCATTTCGCCGTATACCACTCGCCCCACCTCCATCTCGCTAGACGGCCAAGCGGCCGACGGGACTTGGATTCCGGAACATGCATGCCTGGAGATGACACTTCCGCCGCTCCAACGGAATCGCCCGGTTCACATTGTCATCCGTTAAGGAAAGCCCTGGGTATAACCCAGGGCTCATAGTTTTTCGGCGAGTTAATATGGGCCGCGCGGATATGCTCGGCCACGTGTTCATGATAAAATTTGCAGCATGGCACAAGTTATGCACGGTGCCCTCAATGTGGATCCGGGTAACGTGTGCCGGACACCGGGGCCGACTGACTTACGGCCTCGTGACGGGAAAAAACGGGACCGCCATGGAATTCACCCCTAGAAGGAAAAGACCCGCCAGTCATGCCCCAGACGCGAACTAACGGCCCCAATATCATCGGCGACACCACTACCCCGCTATTGGAGGCCAT contains:
- a CDS encoding carbohydrate ABC transporter substrate-binding protein, CUT1 family (PFAM: Bacterial extracellular solute-binding protein~COGs: COG1653 ABC-type sugar transport system periplasmic component~InterPro IPR006059~KEGG: afo:Afer_1331 extracellular solute-binding protein family 1~PFAM: Bacterial extracellular solute-binding, family 1~SPTR: Extracellular solute-binding protein family 1); this encodes MNNILVRSAAGLAALTTLSLAGCGQTSTPTPSSAGSSEPVTITWYASPIAGVGIRSDMIRLFEKSYPNIRVKLITAPTNTDTNRAALTTQISSGSATPDVFMGDVVWPAQFASANLALDLSKYLPSSFWSRFAPGLVQGASYRGQVYGAPFFMDAGFLYYRKDLLAEAHLPVPHTWAQLIQDSQTLQRDGLVRYGFVWEGNAYEGLTCDWMEYMTDAGGKILNAAGTRSEINSPASLKALTLMRSFITSGVSPAAVTTFEEPQAMAVFDAGQAAFLRNWDYAWSNSNDPTDSKVVGKVGVAPLPTFSAGQYPGYSNIGGWDIYINPHSQHIPQDLTFIKWITGTQAQTVLATKFSEIPTNYAVQKNPAVRQINPVLAAVSQVRLIARPAGTPAYPKVSQAIYSNINAALNGSVSPQTALQQAQAQINQAISQNSL
- a CDS encoding carbohydrate ABC transporter membrane protein 1, CUT1 family (PFAM: Binding-protein-dependent transport system inner membrane component~COGs: COG1175 ABC-type sugar transport systems permease components~InterPro IPR000515~KEGG: aac:Aaci_2236 binding-protein-dependent transport systems inner membrane component~PFAM: Binding-protein-dependent transport systems inner membrane component~SPTR: Binding-protein-dependent transport systems inner membrane component) — translated: MKILMPHSRRRRLAARYLVYQGWAFALPGLLIIIAITIFPILYSIYISFNHVALTTNGFQLFWVGLHNYRIVLSNSLFRYSLVFTVIYTIVTVMVELVLGMGVALVLNAITTGRGFMLALLLLPWSLITVISAEVWSYIYNGVYGVLNALLIGIGLLHHPVTWLGTPVLAIASMMVADIWKTTPFVAIILLAGLQMIPDELYEAASIDGASPGYIFWKITVPLLRPTIALSVLFRVLQAFGVFDLPFVLTGGGPGHATESLAMLGYQVMFQDLNMGRGAAIAASTTLIVLLASLFVLRVFRAQVEEEAS
- a CDS encoding carbohydrate ABC transporter membrane protein 2, CUT1 family (PFAM: Binding-protein-dependent transport system inner membrane component~COGs: COG0395 ABC-type sugar transport system permease component~InterPro IPR000515~KEGG: afo:Afer_1329 binding-protein-dependent transport systems inner membrane component~PFAM: Binding-protein-dependent transport systems inner membrane component~SPTR: Binding-protein-dependent transport systems inner membrane component), yielding MNAVTRRRLWLSFWATVVIVFTLAPLYWMVATSFKSYFTLGLFPPSPFPNPPTLQNYRQAFVVYHFQGYIENSVIVAVSTTILVLFFGSLAGYALGRLPIRGKTVILVALLMISVFPEIAVISPLYMLMRSIGWLNSYQALIVPYTAFNLPFAIWILRNYFLSIPKEMEEAARIDGASGWRTLFQVILPQATSGLFTAGVFTFTAAWTEFLMALTFNASPQFRTIPVGIALFGAQFVIPYGTLFAASTVAVLPIALGVLIFRRAVVSGLTQGAVKG
- a CDS encoding glycoside hydrolase family 31 (PFAM: Glycosyl hydrolases family 31~COGs: COG1501 Alpha-glucosidase family 31 of glycosyl hydrolase~InterPro IPR000322~KEGG: cyb:CYB_1375 glycosy hydrolase family protein~PFAM: Glycoside hydrolase, family 31~SPTR: Glycosyl hydrolase, family 31); protein product: MKPLSYLPPRNSRPIGRIVRAEIGADQLSVNLSSDTDTLSVTIYNTRIVRIQWHNGPDIFHQVVQPLLDPQLTPETLQLKTVSDGFVITGGVATITVLSDGSVRITAPDASADLGGWGASGTARFVQMLLAPSERVFGLGEKTGGLDKRGRRWTQWTTDVHPHTPDTDEMYQAVPMMLMARPGGARGLFLANTFRTYFDLTSPEIATIAADDGPLAIYCYLGPTVADVLDQHTRVTGRPTLPPRWALGFQQSRYSYRTQTRVRQVAAEYRRRGIPLDVIYLDIDYMKGYRLFTWDADRFPDPAALTKELADQGIRVVAIVDPGVKIDETYAVYQSGSAHDAWIAYANGEPFQSQVWPGLCVFPDFLRSSIREWWGSLNREWVMAYGIGGIWNDMNEPALFGIDPRHPEIGGHATDVGIVHRNGEDNPVPHWGVHNVYALLQAAGTVEGLMADQDTRPFLLSRSGFAGIQHWAAVWTGDNSSWWEHLKMAIPMCINLGLSGIPFVGPDIGGFFGAPSPELFARWIQMGVFFPFARIHSDIGTPDQEPWAFGPDVEAIAKRYIGYRYRLLPYLETLFEEAHRTGTPIMRPLFWEFPDDAAAYTVEDQFLLGPMLLIAPVTEPGSTQRVVYLPETDWYDPWTRRILSPGWHPIESPIDRLPIFIRSGGIVPLGPQVDSTARLRSRWEHGEDGPDEIWIIRGQGALTCYSDDGETFAMARGYWRRIAVTVTPEAADTIITVTGQWPDVVTPPTKHLRLRISPYTTRPTSISLDGQAADGTWIPEHACLEMTLPPLQRNRPVHIVIR